A region of Planktothrix tepida PCC 9214 DNA encodes the following proteins:
- a CDS encoding beta strand repeat-containing protein produces the protein MAEQIIRANPTTINASPDNPISFDVTYNTANPSDPTLTGLGLRLHFNSQELDFTNLSNTLSAPLTLGPQESTETAQTDDGDPSTDSFILYSWTDLGSAWPGATQTYPVTLYTANFTALPSFDGATINFTRSSTASGYTLDAQPLQINLLTDTPPTISDITAQTTNEDTATAAIPFTIGDDQTPVADLQVTFTSSNTTLVPAANIALGGSGSDRTLTVTPAANLAGSSDITVTVTDGSNQATSDTFTLTVNPVNDLPTITDIANQTTAQNTATAALPFTIGDVETPVADLQVAVTSDNSTLVPNTNIALGGAGSDRTLTVTPADNQSGTANITVTVTDADGGTATDTFALTVEAPNQPPTADADTVQGTQNTPVTIPVATLLDGDTDPENDPLSITAVSNPQNGTVELQNGNVIFTPTADFIGNGTFDYSLSDSINPPVTGNVTVEITAPTPAGITVTPDKGLTTDETGKTATFTVKLDTQPTADVTIPVVSSNTAEGTVAPESLVFTSANWNTAQTVTVTGVADNTVDGDQAYTIELQAAVSTDTNYSGKDATDVSVTNTDVIPPTPAGITVAPTTGLTTDEAGKTATFTVKLDTQPTADVTIPVVSSNTAEGTVAPESLVFTSANWDTAQTVTVTGVADGIVDANQAYTIELQAATSTDTNYSGQDATDVSVTNTNVDVPISVEPSAGITVSPTTGLTTSESGTTATFTVKLDSQPTANVTIPVVSSNTAEGTAAPASLVFTAANWNTAQTVTVTGVADNTVDGDQAYTIELQPAVSTDANYKGKNATDVQVTNTNTDTNTLPPNPDEIDTLQGGEGADTFVLTGTPLTKPSIPSPTDFTEDQPNQLFGTDNDDVIIGSSGDETLLGFKGNDFLNGEGGGDQLFGGVDNDTLVGSSSDELLYGNKNSDLVFGGGGLDTLYGGQDDDTLTGESGSDLILGDKGNDVLYGVTDLGYTLISDFTPNQDVIQLTGSADNYRLTDAPAGTGVGTGIIRIDDQGNQQYIGVIEGVLMSQTSLTTSNFFQFV, from the coding sequence ATGGCAGAACAAATTATTAGAGCTAACCCAACAACAATAAATGCCTCACCGGATAATCCTATTTCATTTGATGTTACATATAACACGGCTAATCCCAGCGATCCAACCTTAACAGGGCTAGGTCTTCGATTACACTTTAATTCTCAAGAACTCGATTTCACGAATCTTAGTAATACACTCTCTGCACCTCTGACATTAGGCCCTCAAGAAAGCACTGAAACAGCGCAAACAGATGATGGCGATCCCAGTACAGACTCTTTTATCTTGTACAGTTGGACAGATTTGGGCAGTGCTTGGCCTGGAGCCACTCAAACTTATCCTGTCACTCTTTATACAGCTAACTTTACTGCTTTACCATCCTTTGATGGAGCTACCATTAACTTTACAAGATCCTCTACAGCATCCGGTTATACATTGGATGCTCAACCCCTACAAATTAATCTTTTAACGGATACACCCCCGACAATCAGCGATATTACGGCCCAAACCACCAACGAAGATACCGCAACAGCCGCTATCCCCTTTACCATTGGAGATGATCAAACTCCTGTTGCTGACTTACAAGTCACATTTACTTCTAGCAATACCACTTTAGTTCCTGCTGCTAATATCGCTTTAGGAGGAAGTGGGAGCGATCGCACGCTCACCGTTACACCAGCCGCCAATCTAGCCGGAAGTTCAGATATTACCGTCACCGTTACCGATGGAAGCAATCAAGCGACATCGGACACCTTTACCCTAACGGTGAATCCAGTTAACGACCTACCTACGATTACCGATATTGCCAACCAAACCACCGCGCAAAACACAGCAACGGCAGCCCTTCCCTTTACCATTGGGGATGTGGAAACCCCTGTGGCTGACTTACAAGTTGCTGTAACATCGGATAATTCCACCTTAGTTCCCAATACTAATATTGCCTTGGGTGGCGCAGGAAGCGATCGCACCTTAACCGTAACACCAGCAGATAATCAAAGTGGAACCGCTAATATTACCGTCACCGTTACCGATGCTGATGGTGGTACAGCCACGGATACTTTTGCCCTAACCGTTGAAGCTCCCAACCAACCCCCCACCGCCGACGCAGATACAGTTCAGGGCACACAAAATACCCCAGTTACGATTCCCGTCGCCACCTTATTAGACGGTGATACCGATCCCGAAAACGATCCCCTCAGTATTACGGCGGTTAGCAATCCTCAAAACGGGACTGTAGAACTACAAAACGGTAACGTCATCTTTACCCCGACGGCAGACTTTATCGGAAATGGAACCTTTGATTACAGTCTCAGTGATAGTATAAATCCCCCCGTCACCGGAAACGTTACTGTTGAAATTACTGCTCCTACTCCAGCCGGAATTACCGTCACTCCTGACAAAGGATTAACCACCGATGAAACAGGTAAAACAGCTACCTTTACGGTGAAGTTAGACACTCAACCGACGGCAGATGTCACCATTCCGGTCGTGAGTTCCAACACCGCAGAAGGAACTGTAGCCCCAGAAAGCTTAGTCTTTACCTCAGCTAACTGGAATACAGCCCAAACCGTTACGGTGACAGGTGTAGCTGATAATACCGTTGATGGAGATCAAGCCTATACCATTGAACTGCAAGCTGCGGTCAGTACCGATACCAACTATAGTGGCAAAGATGCCACGGATGTCTCTGTTACGAATACTGATGTTATTCCACCAACTCCAGCCGGAATTACCGTAGCCCCCACCACCGGATTAACCACCGATGAAGCAGGTAAAACAGCTACCTTTACGGTGAAATTAGACACTCAACCGACGGCAGATGTCACTATTCCGGTCGTTAGCTCCAACACCGCAGAAGGAACCGTAGCCCCGGAAAGCTTAGTCTTTACCTCAGCGAACTGGGATACCGCCCAAACCGTTACGGTAACGGGTGTAGCCGATGGTATCGTTGATGCAAATCAAGCCTATACAATTGAACTGCAAGCTGCTACCAGTACCGATACCAACTATAGTGGTCAAGATGCCACGGATGTCTCTGTTACAAATACTAACGTTGATGTTCCTATTAGTGTTGAGCCTTCAGCCGGAATTACCGTCAGTCCCACCACCGGATTAACCACCAGTGAATCCGGTACAACAGCTACCTTTACGGTGAAATTAGATTCTCAACCGACGGCAAATGTCACCATTCCAGTAGTTAGCTCTAACACCGCAGAAGGAACAGCCGCTCCTGCCAGTTTAGTCTTTACTGCTGCTAACTGGAATACAGCCCAAACCGTTACGGTGACAGGTGTAGCGGATAATACTGTTGATGGGGATCAAGCTTATACCATTGAACTGCAACCTGCTGTTAGTACCGATGCCAACTATAAGGGCAAAAATGCCACGGATGTTCAGGTTACTAATACCAACACCGATACCAACACGCTACCACCCAATCCCGACGAAATCGATACCTTGCAGGGTGGAGAAGGTGCAGATACATTTGTCCTGACAGGTACTCCCCTAACCAAACCCTCCATTCCTTCACCTACAGACTTTACCGAAGATCAACCCAATCAACTCTTTGGGACTGACAATGATGATGTGATTATCGGCAGTAGTGGGGATGAAACCTTGCTGGGTTTCAAAGGCAATGACTTCCTGAATGGAGAAGGAGGGGGAGATCAACTGTTTGGAGGTGTGGATAACGACACCCTTGTTGGTAGTAGTAGTGATGAACTCCTCTATGGCAATAAAAATAGTGATCTGGTCTTTGGTGGAGGGGGTCTTGATACTCTCTATGGCGGTCAAGACGATGATACCCTGACAGGGGAAAGTGGCAGTGACCTGATATTAGGAGATAAGGGAAATGATGTTCTCTATGGTGTAACTGACTTGGGTTACACTCTGATTTCAGACTTCACCCCCAATCAAGACGTGATTCAACTCACAGGAAGTGCAGATAACTATCGTTTGACCGATGCACCCGCAGGTACGGGTGTTGGCACCGGAATCATCCGTATTGATGATCAAGGAAATCAGCAATATATTGGTGTGATTGAAGGAGTATTGATGTCACAAACAAGTTTAACCACTAGCAACTTCTTCCAATTTGTTTAG
- a CDS encoding NAD(P)/FAD-dependent oxidoreductase: MECFDVVVIGAGPAGGQCARQLTQVGQRVLLIEQHETFSRNDFSSATTPLETLEKFNLPETVIGSYWQNLVIVTTNIHQKWESQKPLGAVFDFAKLREFLATQVKSQGGEVWMGCRYLRYIKNHQNTIVELKQRSTGEIIQVETQILVDATGPARAVMYNKKESQPNYLTGTGIEYLIELSETDYQQYSQDLIFFLGHRWMPRGYSWIFPMGNNRLKVGSAQLNCSHAWVNQTQTLRSYVELLLTEYLGGIPYKIINHHGGMLKYCSKLEDIYYKDNIIAIGDAVSMVNMLGGEGIRHGMQNANIACGYIQDYLAGKITDFAGYRQEIRQGYARTWNWSEQMGLSKYLKYSDQSIDKGVSYLKDLSLEDMMAILFDYDFKRLYKAGFKYLRYKIVSIWTRLKLKSNLT; encoded by the coding sequence ATGGAATGTTTCGATGTTGTGGTCATTGGTGCGGGGCCAGCAGGAGGTCAATGTGCAAGACAACTCACCCAAGTCGGTCAACGGGTATTATTAATTGAACAACATGAAACTTTTTCTCGAAATGATTTTTCCAGTGCCACTACACCCTTAGAAACCTTGGAAAAATTCAATTTACCGGAAACTGTTATCGGGAGTTATTGGCAAAATTTAGTGATTGTTACAACGAATATTCATCAGAAATGGGAGTCTCAAAAACCTTTGGGGGCTGTTTTTGATTTTGCTAAATTACGGGAATTTTTAGCCACACAAGTTAAAAGTCAAGGTGGCGAAGTTTGGATGGGATGTCGTTATCTTCGGTATATTAAAAATCATCAGAATACGATTGTTGAATTAAAGCAACGGTCTACGGGAGAAATTATTCAAGTAGAAACGCAAATCTTAGTGGATGCTACAGGCCCAGCTAGGGCAGTCATGTATAATAAAAAAGAATCCCAACCTAATTATTTAACGGGGACGGGAATAGAATATTTAATTGAACTTTCAGAAACCGATTATCAACAGTATTCTCAAGATTTAATTTTCTTTTTAGGTCATCGGTGGATGCCTAGGGGTTATTCGTGGATTTTTCCGATGGGAAATAATCGCTTAAAAGTGGGTTCTGCTCAATTAAATTGTTCCCACGCATGGGTTAATCAAACTCAAACCTTACGTTCCTATGTGGAGTTATTATTAACAGAGTATTTAGGGGGAATTCCCTATAAAATCATTAACCATCATGGAGGAATGTTAAAATATTGTAGTAAGTTAGAAGATATTTATTATAAAGATAATATTATTGCCATTGGGGATGCGGTTTCAATGGTAAATATGTTAGGAGGAGAAGGGATTCGTCATGGAATGCAAAATGCTAATATTGCTTGTGGATATATTCAAGATTATCTCGCTGGAAAAATAACAGATTTTGCCGGATATCGTCAAGAAATTCGACAGGGCTATGCTAGAACTTGGAACTGGTCAGAACAAATGGGATTAAGTAAATATTTAAAATATAGTGATCAGTCTATTGATAAAGGGGTATCCTATCTCAAAGATTTATCTTTAGAAGATATGATGGCTATTTTATTTGATTATGATTTTAAACGATTATATAAAGCTGGGTTTAAATATTTGCGCTATAAAATTGTATCGATTTGGACAAGATTAAAACTTAAATCGAATTTAACTTAG
- a CDS encoding RNA-guided endonuclease InsQ/TnpB family protein produces MLLTQTNRLKLNKQESEIARQLCRLSKNMFNVGLYNVRQYFFQERKHLRYEGNYYHSKGNENYELLATDIAQQTLKIVDRSFQSFFKLLQMKQRGELNVKVNIPGYLPKDGYFLLVIPIRPRDLEKMPSKNWVFTVPTSRKFRREVGTFSFTIPERLRGFNIKEIRILPKTGGRYFDAAFVYEGAEEKQVEPSQEMLGIDLGLNNFATCVSTTQESFILNGRKIKSINQWFNKENARLQSIKDLQKVQGLTHRQAALLNRRNHQVQDFLSKSARYVVNWCIKRNISKIVVGYNPDLKQLINIGKRNNQNFTQIPVFTFKRKLESLCERYGIKVVEQEESYTSKASSLDVDVLPVWNADNPKTYKFSGKRIKRGLYRTAQGWVVNADANGALNILRKHTSKLDELIGQFRGCLAQPLRVNLF; encoded by the coding sequence ATGCTTCTCACTCAAACCAATCGTTTGAAGCTGAATAAGCAGGAATCGGAGATTGCGAGACAACTTTGCAGATTGAGCAAAAATATGTTCAATGTAGGTCTGTACAACGTTCGCCAGTATTTCTTTCAGGAACGAAAGCATCTCCGCTACGAGGGCAACTATTATCACTCCAAAGGAAATGAAAACTATGAATTGTTAGCAACTGATATCGCTCAACAAACATTGAAAATAGTTGACCGCTCGTTTCAATCATTCTTCAAACTGCTTCAAATGAAACAGCGTGGAGAGTTAAATGTGAAGGTAAACATTCCTGGCTACTTACCGAAAGATGGATACTTTCTGTTGGTTATTCCTATTCGACCCAGAGATCTTGAAAAGATGCCTAGCAAGAATTGGGTATTCACAGTTCCAACTTCTCGTAAATTCAGGCGGGAGGTTGGAACTTTTTCTTTTACAATTCCTGAGAGACTTAGAGGCTTCAACATCAAAGAGATTCGCATTCTCCCAAAAACAGGAGGGCGATATTTTGATGCAGCTTTTGTCTACGAAGGGGCTGAAGAAAAACAAGTGGAACCATCCCAAGAAATGCTCGGTATTGATTTGGGTTTAAACAACTTTGCAACCTGCGTTAGCACTACTCAAGAATCATTTATCCTGAATGGGAGAAAGATTAAATCGATCAATCAATGGTTTAACAAGGAAAACGCACGATTGCAATCAATTAAGGATTTGCAAAAAGTCCAAGGCTTGACACATCGACAGGCAGCATTACTGAATCGTCGAAATCATCAAGTCCAAGATTTTCTGAGTAAATCTGCTCGATACGTTGTGAACTGGTGCATCAAACGAAATATCAGCAAGATTGTTGTGGGGTACAACCCTGACCTGAAACAGTTGATAAATATAGGTAAACGCAACAATCAGAACTTTACTCAAATTCCTGTTTTTACCTTTAAGCGCAAGCTGGAAAGCCTCTGCGAACGGTACGGAATTAAAGTAGTTGAACAGGAAGAGTCGTACACCAGTAAAGCAAGTTCGCTTGATGTCGATGTTTTGCCTGTTTGGAATGCTGACAATCCTAAAACCTATAAATTTAGTGGCAAGCGCATTAAGCGTGGATTGTACCGCACCGCTCAAGGATGGGTTGTTAACGCTGATGCTAATGGCGCACTGAATATTTTGCGTAAACACACAAGTAAGCTGGATGAGTTAATCGGACAGTTTAGAGGCTGTTTGGCACAGCCTTTAAGGGTTAATCTCTTTTAA
- the glgA gene encoding glycogen synthase GlgA — MYIVQIASECAPVIKAGGLGDVVYGLSRELELRGHTIEIILPKYDCMRYDQIWGLHEAYQDLYVPWFDGAIHCTVFCGWVHGRLCFFIEPHSEDHFFDRGCYYGCVDDHLRFAFFSKAALEFLLKSGKRPDILHCHDWQTGLIPVMLYEMYKYHGMENIRVCYTIHNFKHQGIAGTNILWATGLNRESYYFEYDRLRDNFNPFGLNFMKGGIVYSNFVTTVSPNHAWEAHYGEFGYGLGHTLELHQHKFGGVLNGIDYEVWNPEVDRFIPEQYTPKTLEGKQKNKKALRERLWLSHEDKPLICYIGRLDDQKGVHLVHHAIYYSLHRQAQFVLLGSATEPGINAWFWHEKNFLNDNPDCHLELGFNEELSHLIYAAADIIVVPSNYEPCGLTQMIGLKYGAVPVVRAVGGLVNTVFDRDYDQYHTPEKRNGYVFNYTDFQALESAMDRAIGLWNYYPDEFEKLRIQGMNYDYSWNQPGTDYLAIYEFIRHK, encoded by the coding sequence ATGTACATCGTACAAATTGCCTCTGAATGTGCCCCGGTCATCAAAGCGGGAGGCTTAGGCGATGTTGTGTACGGACTCAGTAGGGAATTAGAACTGCGGGGTCATACCATTGAGATTATTTTGCCCAAGTACGACTGCATGAGGTATGACCAAATTTGGGGACTTCATGAAGCCTATCAAGATTTATATGTACCTTGGTTTGATGGGGCGATACACTGTACTGTCTTTTGTGGCTGGGTTCATGGGCGGTTGTGTTTCTTTATTGAACCTCACTCCGAAGATCATTTCTTTGACCGAGGTTGTTATTATGGTTGCGTCGATGATCATCTAAGATTTGCCTTTTTTAGCAAAGCAGCATTAGAATTTTTACTTAAATCTGGAAAACGTCCTGATATTCTCCATTGTCATGATTGGCAAACGGGTTTAATTCCAGTCATGTTGTATGAAATGTACAAATATCATGGCATGGAAAATATCCGAGTTTGTTATACCATCCACAACTTTAAACATCAAGGAATTGCTGGCACAAATATCCTTTGGGCTACGGGATTAAACCGAGAATCCTACTATTTTGAATATGACCGTTTACGCGATAATTTTAACCCCTTTGGCTTGAATTTTATGAAGGGGGGAATTGTTTACTCTAACTTTGTAACAACGGTATCTCCTAACCATGCTTGGGAAGCCCATTATGGAGAATTTGGTTATGGCTTAGGACATACCCTAGAACTACATCAACATAAATTTGGTGGAGTATTAAATGGGATTGATTATGAGGTTTGGAACCCTGAAGTTGATCGATTTATTCCTGAACAATATACGCCGAAAACTTTAGAAGGAAAACAAAAGAATAAAAAAGCTTTACGCGAACGCTTATGGTTAAGTCATGAAGATAAACCTCTTATTTGTTATATTGGTCGCTTAGACGATCAAAAAGGGGTGCATCTGGTTCATCATGCCATTTATTATTCACTGCATCGACAAGCTCAATTTGTGTTATTAGGATCGGCAACGGAACCCGGTATTAATGCTTGGTTCTGGCATGAAAAGAACTTTTTAAATGATAACCCCGATTGCCATTTAGAACTAGGATTTAATGAGGAATTATCCCACTTAATTTATGCGGCTGCCGATATTATTGTGGTTCCGAGTAATTATGAACCTTGTGGGTTAACTCAAATGATTGGGTTAAAATATGGGGCTGTTCCCGTTGTTCGCGCGGTTGGTGGTTTAGTTAATACGGTTTTTGATCGGGATTATGATCAATATCATACACCGGAAAAACGCAATGGCTATGTTTTTAATTACACCGATTTTCAAGCCTTAGAATCCGCAATGGATCGCGCTATTGGGCTTTGGAATTACTATCCTGATGAATTTGAAAAATTGAGAATTCAAGGCATGAATTATGACTATTCTTGGAACCAACCCGGAACAGATTATTTAGCCATTTACGAATTCATACGGCACAAATAA
- a CDS encoding DUF433 domain-containing protein yields MVKKYQYSHPTFMKAVISQHIDITPGICGGKPRIAGHRIKVQDIVIWHERMGMSPDEIIYHHPSITLADVYAALTYYHDHREEIRQQIEAGEDYAKELQGNQPSLIQKLLKGENVKQD; encoded by the coding sequence ATGGTAAAAAAATATCAATACTCCCATCCTACTTTTATGAAAGCAGTCATCTCACAACATATTGACATAACTCCAGGAATCTGTGGTGGAAAACCTCGTATTGCTGGACATCGAATTAAAGTTCAAGATATCGTAATTTGGCATGAAAGAATGGGAATGTCACCCGATGAAATTATTTATCACCATCCTAGTATTACCTTAGCCGATGTTTATGCAGCTTTAACTTATTACCATGACCATCGAGAAGAAATTAGACAACAAATTGAAGCAGGAGAAGATTATGCTAAAGAATTACAAGGAAATCAACCCTCTTTAATTCAAAAACTATTAAAGGGTGAAAATGTTAAACAAGATTAA
- a CDS encoding DUF5615 family PIN-like protein → MLNKIKFHLDENVSNAIANGLRMRGIDVTTSPEQGLIGVYDKQQLAYALSQLGTRIYVQQY, encoded by the coding sequence ATGTTAAACAAGATTAAATTTCATCTTGATGAAAATGTGAGTAATGCGATCGCAAATGGTTTGAGAATGAGGGGAATTGATGTCACAACTTCTCCAGAACAAGGGTTAATTGGTGTATATGATAAACAACAATTAGCTTATGCTTTATCTCAACTTGGAACCCGAATATATGTACAACAATATTAA
- a CDS encoding NB-ARC domain-containing protein, translating to MDVNEVLQFVDRLVFEQTGKHLDDVQRAIVEGTWERQTYDNIAHECHVNKNYASDVGAELWELLSQALGEDIKKNNFRSTLERVYIESSQNICIGTNHNFTFSSPTLNNPNKNNRETDIKSQLFYYDLNLAPKIINFYNRESELKALYSWILDHDIRLISVLGLSGIGKTTLVKRWVDLNLDKFEVIIWKSLKYPKPLELLIDDLLNTCEQDLKATINGNLKQLFDIFTDKKCLIIFDDVHHIFTPGELSGQYQSVYQDYQNFFKLITETEHQSHLILMSQEQCAEMNCLDEELYPIKTLKLSGLENEEILSGMGLKTDEDSSLKLIEQYQGNPMYLKDVAVLIKDVFDGDVAEFLAEDSLVITKEMRSHFNQLFNRLSPVEQKIVVELSKFDQPVSREELRQHLDLSSIDLINGLQSLQQRYLVSKIKADPILFNLSLLFQEHWRTPVNTSH from the coding sequence ATGGATGTAAATGAAGTGTTACAATTTGTAGATCGTCTTGTTTTTGAACAAACTGGAAAACACCTTGATGATGTTCAAAGGGCTATTGTTGAAGGAACTTGGGAAAGACAAACTTATGATAATATTGCCCATGAGTGTCATGTTAATAAAAATTATGCTAGTGATGTAGGTGCGGAATTATGGGAACTTTTATCTCAAGCATTGGGTGAAGATATTAAAAAAAATAATTTTCGTTCTACATTAGAAAGAGTTTATATTGAATCATCACAAAATATTTGTATTGGTACTAATCATAATTTTACTTTTAGTTCACCAACTTTAAATAACCCCAATAAAAATAATCGAGAAACTGATATAAAATCTCAATTATTCTACTATGATTTAAACTTAGCTCCCAAAATAATAAATTTTTATAATAGAGAGTCTGAACTTAAAGCCCTTTATAGTTGGATATTAGATCATGATATTCGTTTAATTTCAGTTTTAGGATTATCTGGAATAGGGAAAACGACTTTAGTTAAAAGATGGGTTGATTTGAATTTAGATAAATTTGAGGTGATTATTTGGAAAAGTTTAAAATATCCCAAACCTTTAGAATTATTGATTGATGATTTATTGAATACTTGTGAGCAAGATTTAAAAGCAACTATAAATGGCAATTTAAAACAATTATTTGATATTTTTACGGATAAAAAATGTTTGATTATTTTTGATGATGTTCATCATATCTTTACCCCAGGTGAACTTTCTGGACAATATCAAAGTGTTTATCAAGATTATCAAAATTTTTTTAAACTGATCACAGAAACAGAACATCAAAGTCATCTAATTTTAATGAGTCAAGAACAATGTGCAGAAATGAATTGTTTGGATGAAGAACTATATCCGATAAAAACTTTAAAATTATCGGGTTTAGAGAATGAAGAAATATTGTCAGGGATGGGATTAAAAACAGATGAGGATAGCAGCTTGAAATTGATTGAACAATATCAAGGAAATCCGATGTATTTGAAAGATGTTGCTGTTTTAATTAAAGATGTTTTTGATGGGGATGTGGCTGAGTTTTTAGCTGAGGATAGTTTGGTCATTACTAAAGAAATGCGATCGCACTTTAACCAGCTATTTAACAGATTATCACCCGTTGAACAGAAAATTGTTGTAGAATTGAGCAAATTTGATCAACCTGTATCCAGAGAAGAGTTAAGACAACATTTAGACTTGTCCTCAATAGACTTAATTAATGGGTTACAATCTTTACAGCAACGGTATTTAGTTAGTAAAATTAAAGCTGATCCAATTTTATTTAATTTGTCTTTACTTTTTCAGGAACATTGGAGAACACCTGTCAATACTTCCCACTAA